Proteins found in one Fibrobacter succinogenes genomic segment:
- a CDS encoding DUF4418 family protein, with protein MTNGIFFGTITVLLGTITSLLSFVLLPFCKPTEDFVMRCHYTSITDGFVGIAIALVGIAYLLLPKAQKALSFVVIGLGVLTSLVPTVIVGVCSHPHMHCHSISSPVLQLIGIAIALFGVANIAFLASRNFESENFTNEIYNA; from the coding sequence ATGACAAACGGCATATTTTTTGGAACTATAACAGTTTTATTAGGCACCATCACTTCGTTACTCTCATTCGTTTTGCTTCCTTTTTGCAAGCCTACGGAGGATTTCGTCATGCGATGCCATTACACCTCCATCACTGACGGATTCGTAGGCATCGCAATCGCTCTTGTCGGCATCGCTTACCTGTTGTTACCCAAAGCACAGAAAGCATTGTCATTTGTAGTAATCGGTCTGGGAGTTTTAACATCGCTCGTCCCCACAGTCATTGTTGGCGTTTGTTCGCACCCGCACATGCACTGTCATTCCATCTCGTCCCCAGTCCTTCAGTTGATTGGAATCGCGATTGCACTTTTCGGAGTCGCAAACATCGCATTTTTGGCAAGTCGCAACTTTGAATCGGAGAATTTCACTAATGAAATATACAACGCTTAA
- a CDS encoding YncE family protein, with the protein MKKFLMLATASSLALYMTACSDNSTSADDEPLKPGSVYAFASDAYAGDVGELYGVDDDKLSGTSLEFYQDTKIIGLDGNLFVLERKGKDNLTLVDVSENKAKWQKKLDKEANPSDLVKANKDEVWVSYENVAKIVKVSVKNGEITKTINTDKFCQGEALSPNLVDLEVSGDTLFALFGRSENYNFKVPALLAMYKLDNGDLLDTIRLAKKNPMAMGFTKGKLYVASAGEWSATYQMDADDTRGIEVVDFAKKSSSMVVDGKKLGGGVWNTIVLADGIAYAPVIEQWGSVSLAEVDLAEKSVKKISGVDDVESLAYDEATGVLYIGDRGSKAALYAYEDGKLNKIEAPKDMLPVYSVTIVR; encoded by the coding sequence ATGAAAAAATTTCTTATGCTTGCAACGGCATCGTCCCTTGCCCTCTATATGACGGCTTGCTCGGACAACTCCACTTCTGCTGATGATGAACCGCTTAAGCCGGGTTCTGTTTATGCATTTGCGTCTGATGCATATGCGGGTGACGTTGGCGAACTCTATGGAGTGGATGACGACAAATTGTCCGGAACGTCTCTTGAATTCTATCAAGATACCAAGATAATTGGCCTTGATGGTAATCTTTTCGTCCTTGAAAGAAAGGGTAAGGACAACCTTACGCTTGTTGATGTTTCTGAAAATAAGGCAAAATGGCAGAAAAAATTGGATAAAGAAGCCAACCCGAGCGACCTTGTAAAGGCCAATAAAGATGAAGTTTGGGTCTCGTATGAAAATGTCGCTAAAATTGTAAAGGTGTCCGTAAAGAATGGAGAAATTACCAAGACTATTAATACGGATAAGTTCTGCCAGGGCGAAGCTTTGTCCCCGAATCTTGTGGATCTTGAAGTGAGTGGCGATACCTTGTTCGCACTCTTTGGCCGTTCTGAAAATTATAATTTTAAGGTTCCGGCTCTCCTTGCTATGTATAAGCTTGATAATGGCGATTTGCTGGATACAATTAGACTTGCGAAGAAAAATCCGATGGCAATGGGCTTTACCAAGGGTAAGCTTTATGTGGCATCCGCTGGTGAATGGAGCGCAACCTATCAGATGGATGCTGATGATACTCGTGGTATCGAAGTGGTTGACTTTGCCAAGAAGAGTTCCTCGATGGTTGTTGATGGCAAGAAGTTGGGTGGCGGCGTCTGGAATACGATCGTTCTTGCAGATGGCATTGCCTATGCTCCTGTGATTGAACAGTGGGGTAGTGTGTCTCTTGCTGAAGTTGATCTTGCTGAAAAGTCTGTGAAAAAGATTTCTGGCGTGGATGACGTTGAAAGTCTTGCTTATGATGAAGCTACTGGTGTGCTCTACATCGGTGATCGTGGCTCCAAGGCTGCGCTTTATGCATACGAAGATGGCAAGCTGAATAAGATTGAAGCTCCGAAGGATATGCTCCCGGTCTACAGTGTTACAATCGTAAGATAA
- a CDS encoding ABC transporter ATP-binding protein, translating to MILNGNNITKQYTRRGEKFNAVNNADFFAWSGDFTVIFGESGSGKSTLLNALAGVTAPTSGNVEIDGQPLFNLNDEDLARLRNERIGYIPQNAASLSAFTVAENITLTSTLYNKKIDKEHIKALLNKLGIAHLANEHPQNLSGGELRRVAIARALANKPDLIIADEPTSNLDEENSRKVYSLFARLARSGVAVVIATHDKNAFGYSNRIYHMKSGSLVPDIGEYGNL from the coding sequence ATGATACTTAATGGAAACAACATAACAAAGCAATATACACGACGTGGCGAAAAATTTAATGCGGTCAACAACGCTGATTTCTTCGCTTGGTCAGGGGATTTCACCGTCATCTTCGGAGAATCCGGAAGTGGCAAGAGTACACTCTTGAATGCACTCGCAGGCGTTACCGCCCCCACATCAGGGAACGTCGAAATTGACGGGCAGCCGCTCTTCAACTTGAACGACGAGGATCTTGCTCGTTTGCGCAACGAGCGCATCGGGTACATTCCGCAAAATGCAGCAAGTCTTTCTGCATTCACCGTGGCCGAAAACATCACTTTGACATCGACCTTATACAACAAGAAAATAGATAAGGAACATATCAAAGCGCTGTTAAACAAGCTCGGCATTGCGCACCTCGCCAACGAACACCCGCAAAATCTTTCCGGTGGTGAATTGCGTCGCGTTGCAATCGCACGCGCTCTCGCCAACAAGCCTGACTTGATTATTGCCGATGAACCGACAAGCAATCTCGACGAAGAAAACAGCCGTAAAGTCTATAGCCTTTTTGCAAGGCTTGCGCGCAGCGGTGTCGCGGTCGTTATCGCCACGCATGACAAAAATGCATTCGGCTACAGCAATCGCATTTACCACATGAAATCAGGCTCGCTCGTGCCTGATATCGGAGAATACGGTAACCTGTAA
- a CDS encoding ABC transporter permease, giving the protein MKYTTLKIIYTNFWSHPVRSLGLVILTAIASATLLSGVIFSKSLDAGFEQLSSRMGADLLIVPFGSEAKNQSVLLQGDLSHKTLPREVLDFTRKLPGVSAASPQFYFTTLSASCCDKKVNIIGFDPKTDFTIKPWIRRTYKKDFVPGSVIVGNDINIEEGGFIKFFGKEFIVVGTLEPLGNKLDQAVFADVETIEILRKAAAEVGYNFISEGEPSAILANLEKGADFEKISQTIHEHFDNLHVIPRKNMFDSVIATAGSFKIAVWIISGFFLLIVIAVVYIAFSVSTNERKREFATLLVIGATRKKLTNIVLGESLIASGSGAFAGTLFGTVAILSFRFLIQENLQIPFSLPNTSTILLTIVGALFIPAIAGLGASYHIAKKVGKIDVYTALKEDA; this is encoded by the coding sequence ATGAAATATACAACGCTTAAAATTATATATACCAATTTTTGGAGCCATCCTGTACGTAGCCTCGGCCTCGTGATTTTAACAGCCATCGCTTCGGCAACATTGCTTTCAGGTGTCATTTTTTCAAAAAGTCTTGACGCCGGATTCGAACAACTTTCGTCCCGCATGGGCGCCGATTTGCTTATCGTCCCATTCGGCAGCGAAGCTAAAAATCAGTCCGTTCTTTTGCAAGGCGACTTGAGCCACAAAACGCTCCCTCGCGAAGTATTGGACTTCACCCGCAAACTTCCAGGAGTAAGCGCCGCATCACCACAATTCTACTTTACAACGCTCAGCGCCAGCTGCTGCGACAAAAAAGTGAACATCATCGGTTTTGACCCCAAGACGGATTTTACCATCAAGCCATGGATCCGTAGAACCTACAAAAAAGACTTTGTTCCCGGTTCTGTCATCGTTGGTAACGACATCAACATTGAAGAAGGTGGCTTCATCAAATTTTTCGGCAAGGAATTTATCGTTGTCGGAACGCTTGAACCGCTTGGCAACAAGTTGGACCAAGCCGTTTTCGCCGATGTCGAGACTATCGAAATTTTACGCAAGGCAGCCGCAGAAGTCGGATACAATTTCATCTCCGAAGGCGAACCCTCCGCAATTCTCGCCAACCTTGAAAAAGGTGCTGACTTCGAAAAAATTTCGCAAACGATTCACGAGCATTTCGACAACTTGCATGTCATTCCGCGCAAAAACATGTTCGATAGCGTTATAGCAACCGCAGGCTCTTTCAAAATTGCAGTCTGGATTATTTCTGGATTCTTCTTGCTCATCGTGATTGCCGTGGTCTATATTGCATTCTCGGTTTCGACAAACGAACGCAAACGTGAATTTGCAACGCTCTTGGTTATCGGGGCTACACGCAAAAAGCTCACCAACATCGTTCTTGGAGAATCCTTGATCGCCAGCGGGAGCGGAGCCTTCGCCGGAACGCTATTCGGAACGGTCGCAATCCTCTCCTTCCGTTTTTTGATTCAAGAAAACTTGCAAATACCCTTTTCACTCCCTAACACATCAACCATTCTTTTAACGATTGTCGGAGCTTTGTTCATCCCCGCCATTGCAGGGCTTGGAGCTTCATACCACATTGCTAAAAAAGTCGGAAAAATCGATGTTTACACCGCATTAAAGGAGGACGCTTAA
- a CDS encoding sodium:solute symporter, whose translation MKLLIIYFLVLGFICIRDLFKVKNFDDYVVAGRKQSSPFVFMSLMATVLGASATVGIAARAESIGFAAFWWLGVGAIGFWFQAAFLSKPVHDLDVRTLPEIAEKTVGKTGRKLVAFIIAISWIGIIAAQFAAVAGFIGLVLGHDAGTQSVLITAVIVIVYTLLGGQLSVVRTDALQFGILTLGFFAAAIYLFGGFSGAENAVLQTVQNIVDGAAAIANGTAANSAIATTSAGLATFGDFSLLNEKFGFADLAMMLFTVGGAYFLGPDVISRNLVAKDSSSARRAVVAGSFAILVFSVVIVLLGMWAATYAPNAAGTSVNPLFRLASGVLPLPLAALLSVGLLSALLSSADTCLINSAAIFGSDILNTRRISIVRLLVVVIGIIATYLALQGKDIIGLLTMAYSVYTPGIVAPLAVAIIAHKKFNIKKSLWYAGVVIGGLFGLIPAILASTAKIQSPAYLPLVGIAISLVFALASLRKKS comes from the coding sequence ATGAAACTTCTCATCATCTACTTTCTTGTTCTTGGATTCATTTGCATCCGCGACTTGTTCAAGGTCAAGAATTTCGACGATTACGTTGTTGCAGGCCGTAAGCAGAGCAGTCCATTCGTTTTCATGAGCCTCATGGCCACAGTCCTTGGGGCGTCAGCTACGGTGGGCATTGCCGCACGTGCCGAAAGCATCGGCTTCGCCGCATTTTGGTGGCTCGGCGTCGGAGCTATTGGATTCTGGTTCCAGGCCGCATTTCTGAGCAAACCGGTTCATGACCTTGATGTGAGAACGCTCCCCGAAATTGCAGAAAAGACCGTCGGGAAAACAGGGCGAAAGCTTGTCGCATTTATCATCGCTATTTCGTGGATTGGGATTATCGCAGCGCAATTTGCAGCCGTCGCAGGATTCATCGGGCTTGTGCTAGGGCATGATGCAGGCACGCAATCGGTTTTGATTACCGCAGTCATCGTGATTGTCTATACGCTATTGGGCGGGCAGCTTTCAGTTGTTCGTACCGACGCACTGCAATTCGGAATTTTGACACTCGGATTTTTTGCAGCCGCCATTTACCTGTTCGGTGGATTTTCCGGCGCGGAAAATGCGGTACTCCAAACTGTGCAAAACATCGTTGACGGAGCAGCCGCAATTGCGAATGGAACCGCCGCGAACTCCGCAATCGCAACAACATCCGCAGGCCTCGCGACCTTCGGCGACTTTTCGCTATTGAACGAAAAATTCGGTTTCGCCGATTTAGCGATGATGCTCTTCACCGTTGGCGGCGCGTACTTCCTCGGCCCTGACGTGATTTCAAGAAACCTCGTTGCCAAAGATTCTTCATCTGCACGCAGGGCTGTTGTTGCCGGTAGTTTCGCCATACTCGTCTTTAGCGTGGTAATCGTTTTGCTTGGCATGTGGGCAGCCACTTACGCCCCGAATGCCGCAGGCACCAGCGTGAATCCTTTGTTCCGCCTCGCCTCCGGCGTGCTCCCGCTTCCACTTGCTGCCCTCCTATCCGTTGGGCTTTTGTCCGCGCTACTTTCGTCGGCAGACACATGCCTTATCAATTCCGCCGCCATTTTCGGAAGCGACATTCTAAACACGCGCCGCATTTCCATCGTGCGTTTGCTCGTCGTTGTTATCGGCATCATCGCCACATACCTTGCGCTCCAAGGCAAAGACATCATCGGGCTTTTGACGATGGCGTATTCCGTTTACACGCCGGGAATTGTGGCCCCGCTCGCCGTCGCCATCATTGCACATAAAAAATTCAACATCAAGAAATCGCTGTGGTACGCAGGCGTTGTTATCGGCGGGCTCTTCGGGCTCATTCCAGCAATCCTCGCCTCCACCGCAAAAATCCAAAGCCCTGCTTACTTGCCGCTTGTCGGGATTGCAATATCGCTAGTGTTCGCGCTGGCGAGCTTAAGAAAGAAATCCTAA
- a CDS encoding sigma-54-dependent Fis family transcriptional regulator: protein MDIQSLENTTFAAIVEKIQKVRKRGELLESIQGILKKNFESIENEHQIECQKIRNIIEGIPGELIGNTREMREVSKLVRQIAPTSATVLIRGKAGTGKEYVARSIHELSDRKQSPFIALNCDALTEGANSFESELFGFERGAFTGATNRHIGKAEQANGGTLFLDEVADLPLPAQIKLLQFIQEQSFKRLGSNIEQRCNVRLIASTGKNLEAMMQHGTFREDLYYRLNIFQISLPELIQRKTDILLLADHFIEKMNYKYGKKILRLSSPAIDMLMSYHWPGNVRELENCIEHACLATTDVCINAYDLPPTLQTDVTSGTSVLPEGNSPLATLMDSYEREILSEALRRHDGNMSAAGRDLSVSPRMMLYKIRRLGIAASN, encoded by the coding sequence ATGGATATACAATCCCTTGAAAACACGACTTTCGCGGCCATCGTCGAGAAAATCCAAAAGGTTCGCAAGCGTGGCGAGCTTCTTGAAAGCATTCAAGGGATTTTAAAGAAAAACTTCGAATCCATCGAAAACGAGCACCAAATCGAGTGCCAAAAAATCCGCAACATCATCGAAGGAATCCCGGGAGAACTCATCGGCAACACCCGCGAAATGCGTGAAGTGAGCAAACTCGTACGGCAAATCGCCCCCACAAGCGCAACAGTGCTTATCCGCGGTAAGGCAGGAACCGGTAAAGAATACGTTGCCCGCAGTATTCATGAGCTTTCGGACCGCAAGCAAAGTCCATTCATCGCACTCAACTGCGATGCCCTCACCGAAGGCGCGAACTCTTTCGAAAGCGAACTCTTCGGCTTTGAACGAGGAGCGTTCACAGGCGCCACCAACAGGCACATCGGCAAGGCGGAACAAGCAAACGGCGGCACGCTATTTCTAGATGAAGTCGCCGACTTGCCGCTCCCCGCGCAAATCAAGCTACTGCAATTTATTCAAGAACAAAGTTTCAAGCGCCTCGGCAGCAATATCGAGCAGCGCTGCAACGTGCGTCTCATCGCAAGCACTGGCAAGAATCTCGAAGCAATGATGCAACACGGCACGTTCCGCGAAGACCTTTATTACCGCCTAAACATTTTCCAGATTTCGCTCCCTGAGCTCATACAACGTAAAACAGATATTTTGCTTTTAGCGGACCATTTCATCGAAAAGATGAATTACAAATACGGCAAGAAAATTTTGCGCTTAAGCTCACCCGCCATCGACATGCTCATGAGCTACCATTGGCCGGGAAACGTGCGCGAACTCGAAAACTGCATCGAACACGCATGCCTTGCCACAACAGACGTCTGCATCAACGCCTACGACTTGCCGCCCACGCTGCAAACCGACGTCACATCTGGCACATCCGTGCTCCCCGAAGGCAACAGCCCGCTTGCCACGCTGATGGACAGCTACGAACGCGAAATTTTAAGCGAAGCGCTCCGCCGCCACGATGGCAACATGAGCGCCGCCGGGCGCGACCTTTCCGTGAGCCCGCGCATGATGCTATACAAAATAAGGCGGCTAGGAATAGCCGCCTCGAATTAG
- a CDS encoding glutamine synthetase III, whose protein sequence is MNSSRNKAIYDIATAPVSAVLPAAPANVDFYGEDVFNADAMRIYLPKDICEKLLATIDEGVALDPSIAGDVAHAMKRWAMDRGATHFTHWFQPLTGSTAEKHDSFLEPSGCKAIMTFSGKNLIVGEPDASSFPSGGLRSTFEARGYTAWDPTSPAFIKRHGNGATLCIPTAFCSYTGEALDKKTPLLRSLQALSKSTRRLMTCFKAGPKKTTVTLGAEQEYFLIDKRFYLQRPDLYQAGRTIFGATPAKHQQMNDHYFGSIPSRILNFMNDVEKELWKLGIPAKTRHNEVAPAQFELAPLFEEVNLACDHNMLVMETLRNVADRYGLVCLLHEKPFAGVNGSGKHNNWSLSYGKGNLLNPGKDPHQNAVFLTAICAIMYAVDTHADLLRMTCAGAGNDHRLGAHEAPPAIISIYLGDQLMDVIEQLEQGVPKSSKQAGAMKLGSDTLPPLPRDATDRNRTSPFAFTGNKFEFRAPGSSQSCSEPNVVLNTIVAEAFDMIAEQLEKLDDKNFHTGLQKILQKIVKEHKRILYNGNGYTEEWVKEAEKRGLPNIRTSMEALKALTKEENIALFEKYGVMNRAEMVSRYEVNVEDYHKRIHIEGEIARDMAKNIILPKVVEAYSKALKTNEMALNQGFPGLDGYAKSLGEGLTRLTAAIDVMEKSLGGLHEGIVDAIAALRKEVDSLEKLVSDELWPLPKYREMLFIY, encoded by the coding sequence ATGAATAGTAGTCGTAATAAAGCCATTTATGATATCGCAACTGCTCCGGTGAGTGCCGTGCTGCCTGCCGCTCCTGCCAATGTCGATTTCTATGGCGAAGACGTTTTCAATGCCGATGCCATGCGCATTTACCTCCCGAAAGACATTTGCGAAAAGTTGCTCGCAACGATCGACGAAGGTGTTGCGCTTGACCCGAGCATCGCTGGCGATGTCGCTCATGCTATGAAGCGCTGGGCGATGGATCGCGGTGCAACGCATTTTACGCATTGGTTCCAGCCTTTGACCGGTTCTACTGCTGAAAAGCACGATTCTTTCCTTGAACCGTCTGGCTGCAAGGCTATCATGACATTCAGCGGCAAGAACTTGATTGTCGGCGAACCTGATGCTTCAAGCTTTCCGAGCGGCGGACTCCGTTCTACGTTCGAAGCCCGCGGTTATACCGCTTGGGATCCGACGAGCCCTGCATTTATCAAGCGTCACGGCAATGGTGCTACGCTCTGCATCCCGACGGCATTCTGCAGCTACACGGGTGAAGCTCTCGACAAGAAAACTCCGCTCCTCCGCAGCTTGCAAGCTCTTTCGAAGTCGACTCGCCGTCTCATGACTTGCTTCAAGGCCGGTCCGAAAAAGACGACCGTTACGCTCGGCGCCGAACAGGAATACTTCCTGATCGATAAGAGATTTTATCTGCAACGCCCGGATTTGTATCAGGCCGGCCGCACGATTTTTGGTGCTACTCCAGCAAAGCATCAACAAATGAATGATCATTATTTTGGCAGCATCCCGAGCCGCATCTTGAACTTTATGAACGATGTGGAAAAGGAATTGTGGAAGCTTGGTATTCCGGCAAAGACCCGCCACAACGAAGTGGCTCCGGCGCAGTTCGAACTTGCTCCGCTTTTTGAAGAAGTGAACCTCGCTTGCGACCACAACATGCTCGTGATGGAAACGCTCCGCAATGTGGCTGACCGCTACGGTCTCGTTTGTCTGTTGCACGAAAAGCCGTTTGCAGGTGTGAACGGTTCTGGCAAGCACAACAACTGGAGCCTTTCTTATGGCAAGGGCAATTTGCTCAATCCGGGCAAGGACCCGCATCAAAATGCTGTGTTCCTCACTGCCATTTGCGCCATCATGTATGCCGTTGATACGCATGCTGATTTGCTCCGTATGACTTGCGCTGGTGCTGGTAACGATCATCGTCTTGGCGCTCATGAAGCTCCTCCGGCAATCATCTCCATTTACCTCGGCGATCAGCTCATGGACGTGATTGAACAGCTCGAACAAGGTGTGCCCAAGTCTAGCAAGCAAGCTGGCGCTATGAAACTTGGCTCTGATACACTTCCGCCGCTCCCGCGTGATGCTACGGACCGCAACAGAACTTCGCCGTTTGCATTTACAGGTAACAAGTTTGAATTCCGCGCACCGGGTTCTAGCCAAAGCTGCTCTGAACCAAATGTTGTTCTAAATACGATTGTCGCTGAAGCATTCGATATGATTGCTGAACAACTCGAAAAGCTTGATGATAAAAATTTCCACACGGGCTTGCAAAAGATCTTGCAAAAGATCGTGAAGGAACATAAACGCATTTTGTACAACGGAAATGGCTATACGGAAGAATGGGTGAAGGAAGCCGAAAAGCGCGGCCTCCCGAATATCCGTACGTCCATGGAAGCGCTCAAGGCTTTGACGAAGGAAGAAAATATCGCGCTCTTCGAAAAGTATGGCGTGATGAACCGTGCCGAAATGGTTTCCCGTTACGAAGTGAATGTAGAAGATTACCACAAGCGCATTCACATCGAAGGCGAAATCGCTCGCGATATGGCAAAGAACATCATTTTGCCGAAGGTTGTCGAAGCGTATTCTAAAGCACTCAAGACAAATGAAATGGCTTTGAACCAAGGCTTCCCGGGCCTCGATGGTTACGCAAAATCGCTTGGCGAAGGCTTGACTCGTTTGACGGCTGCCATCGATGTGATGGAAAAATCTCTCGGTGGACTCCACGAAGGCATTGTCGATGCGATTGCCGCTCTCCGCAAGGAAGTGGATAGCTTGGAAAAGCTCGTTTCCGACGAACTTTGGCCTTTGCCGAAGTACAGGGAGATGCTGTTTATTTATTAG